From Aerosticca soli, a single genomic window includes:
- a CDS encoding response regulator transcription factor: MTDPSPASRTLLLVDDDATFARVLARALGSRGFEVIGADNAADARELARRHQPRYCVLDLKLGDENGLKLIPELHMLVPQMRILLLTGYASIATAVEAIKRGAHDYLAKPVDADAVVRVLLDDDGPGAPDEEPPEAPEAPLALRRLEWEHIQRVLTECDGNISETARRLGMHRRTLQRKLAKHPVRERPGGD; encoded by the coding sequence ATGACCGACCCTTCGCCCGCCTCGCGCACCCTGCTCCTCGTCGACGACGATGCCACTTTCGCCCGTGTGCTGGCGCGCGCGCTCGGTTCGCGCGGTTTCGAGGTGATCGGCGCGGACAACGCCGCGGACGCGCGCGAACTGGCAAGGCGCCACCAGCCGCGCTATTGCGTGCTGGACCTGAAACTGGGCGACGAGAACGGGCTCAAGCTGATCCCCGAGCTGCATATGCTGGTGCCGCAGATGCGCATCCTGCTGCTGACCGGCTATGCCTCGATCGCCACCGCGGTGGAGGCGATCAAGCGTGGCGCGCACGACTACCTCGCCAAGCCGGTGGATGCCGACGCCGTGGTGCGCGTGCTGCTGGACGACGACGGCCCGGGCGCGCCGGACGAGGAGCCGCCGGAAGCCCCGGAGGCCCCGCTCGCCCTGCGCCGGCTGGAATGGGAGCACATCCAGCGCGTGCTCACCGAGTGCGACGGCAACATCTCCGAGACCGCGCGGCGGCTCGGCATGCACCGGCGCACGCTGCAGCGCAAGCTGGCCAAGCATCCGGTGCGCGAGCGACCGGGCGGCGACTGA
- a CDS encoding dihydrofolate reductase, translated as MSLSLVAALDENFGIGRAGQMPWHLPDDLRWFKEITLGKPVLMGYRTALAIGRPLPGRTNLVLSRRHQAPFPGQHTVRSLAEAQARVPDSELMVIGGGEVFHQALPEAQRLYLTWVAAAVEGVDTFFPGLHFDQWTEVERRHHPADAEHPYAFDIVQYLRHF; from the coding sequence ATGTCGCTTTCGCTGGTCGCCGCGCTGGATGAGAACTTCGGCATCGGCCGCGCGGGCCAGATGCCCTGGCACCTGCCCGACGATCTGCGCTGGTTCAAGGAAATCACCCTCGGCAAGCCGGTGCTGATGGGCTACCGCACCGCGCTGGCGATCGGCCGTCCGCTGCCCGGGCGGACCAACCTGGTGCTCTCGCGCCGGCACCAGGCGCCGTTCCCCGGACAGCACACCGTGCGCTCGCTGGCCGAGGCGCAGGCCCGCGTGCCCGACAGCGAGCTGATGGTGATCGGCGGCGGCGAGGTCTTTCACCAGGCGCTGCCCGAAGCCCAGCGCCTGTACCTGACCTGGGTCGCCGCCGCGGTGGAGGGCGTGGACACCTTCTTCCCGGGGCTGCACTTCGATCAGTGGACCGAGGTCGAGCGCCGGCATCATCCGGCCGACGCCGAACACCCCTACGCGTTCGACATCGTCCAGTACCTGCGCCATTTCTAG
- a CDS encoding TIGR00266 family protein, producing MAQWYFSYGGNGERIGPLDDAAARAQARNRPDGYCWREGFAAWQPIRAVAELADAAATGTGATPPLPPPPPPAPTAGSGADAIDYRIVGHEMQFVEIELDPGESAIAEAGALMYKDAAVRMDTLFGDGSAASQGGGLMDKLLSAGKRVITGETLFTTVFTHTGSGKARVAFAAPYPGTVMAMKLSEHGGRLICQKDSFLAGARGVRLGLFFQRKILTGLFGGEGFVMQKLEGDGWVFVHAGGTVVQRELAAGERIDVDTGCVVAFHDGVDMDVRAVGGIKSMLFGGEGVFLATLTGPGTVWLQSLPFSRLAGRMLAAAPQGGGQRRGEGSILGGLGDLIGGDRDF from the coding sequence ATGGCGCAGTGGTATTTCAGTTACGGCGGCAACGGCGAGCGCATCGGCCCGCTGGACGACGCGGCGGCCCGCGCGCAGGCGCGCAATCGCCCGGACGGCTATTGTTGGCGGGAAGGTTTCGCCGCGTGGCAGCCGATCCGCGCCGTCGCCGAGCTCGCCGACGCGGCGGCCACTGGCACGGGTGCCACGCCGCCACTGCCGCCGCCACCGCCGCCGGCACCGACTGCGGGCAGCGGCGCCGACGCGATCGACTACCGCATCGTCGGCCACGAGATGCAGTTCGTCGAGATCGAGCTCGACCCCGGCGAAAGCGCGATCGCCGAGGCCGGCGCGCTGATGTACAAGGACGCCGCGGTGCGCATGGACACGCTGTTCGGCGACGGCTCGGCGGCGAGCCAGGGCGGCGGCCTGATGGACAAGCTGCTCTCGGCCGGCAAGCGCGTGATCACCGGCGAGACCCTGTTCACCACCGTGTTCACCCACACCGGCAGCGGCAAGGCCCGCGTCGCCTTCGCCGCGCCCTATCCCGGCACGGTGATGGCGATGAAGCTTTCCGAGCACGGCGGGCGGCTGATCTGCCAGAAGGATTCCTTCCTCGCCGGCGCGCGCGGCGTGCGCCTGGGGCTGTTCTTCCAGCGCAAGATCCTCACCGGCCTGTTCGGCGGCGAGGGCTTCGTCATGCAGAAACTCGAGGGCGACGGCTGGGTGTTCGTGCATGCCGGCGGCACCGTGGTGCAGCGCGAGCTGGCCGCGGGCGAACGGATCGACGTGGACACCGGCTGCGTGGTCGCCTTCCACGACGGCGTGGACATGGACGTGCGCGCGGTCGGCGGCATCAAGAGCATGCTGTTCGGCGGCGAGGGCGTGTTCCTCGCCACGCTGACCGGGCCGGGCACGGTATGGCTGCAATCGCTGCCGTTCTCGCGCCTGGCCGGACGCATGCTGGCGGCGGCGCCGCAGGGCGGCGGCCAGCGGCGCGGCGAGGGGTCGATCCTCGGCGGCCTCGGCGACCTGATCGGCGGCGACCGCGACTTCTAG
- a CDS encoding diacylglycerol kinase translates to MAAEGFRGPRQLLGALTWSIKGLRAAWRHEASFRLEVGLSVLVIPLGLWLGHGALEKIALVAPALLLLATELVNSAIEAVVDLVSPEFHELAGRAKDLGSAAVLLVIVLLVLSWALVLAPRWL, encoded by the coding sequence ATGGCGGCGGAAGGTTTTCGCGGACCGCGTCAGCTCTTGGGCGCCCTTACCTGGTCGATCAAGGGCTTGCGCGCGGCCTGGCGGCACGAGGCCTCGTTCCGGCTCGAGGTCGGTCTGTCCGTGCTGGTGATTCCGCTCGGCTTGTGGCTCGGCCATGGCGCGCTCGAGAAGATCGCACTGGTGGCGCCGGCACTCCTGCTGCTGGCGACCGAGCTGGTCAATTCGGCGATCGAGGCGGTGGTCGACCTGGTGAGCCCCGAGTTCCACGAGCTGGCCGGCCGCGCCAAGGACTTGGGCTCGGCGGCGGTGCTGCTGGTGATCGTCCTGCTGGTATTGAGCTGGGCGCTGGTGCTGGCGCCGCGCTGGCTCTGA
- a CDS encoding Nudix family hydrolase, producing the protein MLQVVAAALLDADGRVLLAQRPPGKALAGAWEFPGGKLEPGETPLAALARELDEELGIVPLDAEPLIRVPWLAGRRPLRLDAWQVRRWRGEPVAREGQALRWQPPAAVDPAELAPADRPLLHALRLPAHYAITPPDVPLDQAERLAARILAVLDAGSLVLLRLPRWPTAAVRALAARVRCTRPQAALLLHSDLEGARDLGLGVHLTAAQLRSLDSRPLPWQRLVGASCHDAHELARAAAIADFATLSPVAPTASHPGQRPLGWQRFAAAAEAAALPVYALGGLQPTDTHLARRHGAQGVAGIRAFWPDA; encoded by the coding sequence ATGTTGCAGGTCGTGGCCGCCGCGCTGCTCGATGCCGACGGTCGCGTGCTGCTCGCGCAGCGCCCGCCCGGCAAGGCGCTCGCCGGCGCCTGGGAGTTCCCCGGCGGCAAGCTCGAACCCGGCGAGACACCGCTCGCCGCACTCGCGCGCGAGCTCGACGAGGAACTCGGCATCGTTCCGCTCGATGCCGAGCCGTTGATCCGCGTGCCCTGGCTGGCCGGCCGCCGGCCGCTGCGGCTGGACGCCTGGCAAGTGCGCCGCTGGCGCGGCGAGCCGGTCGCCCGCGAGGGCCAGGCCCTGCGCTGGCAGCCGCCGGCCGCGGTCGATCCCGCCGAACTCGCCCCCGCCGACCGGCCATTGCTGCATGCCTTGCGTCTGCCGGCGCATTACGCGATCACGCCGCCGGATGTGCCGCTCGACCAGGCCGAGCGCCTGGCCGCGCGCATCCTCGCCGTTCTCGATGCCGGCTCGCTGGTCCTGCTGCGCCTGCCGCGCTGGCCCACGGCCGCCGTCCGCGCGCTCGCCGCGCGCGTGCGCTGCACGCGACCCCAAGCCGCGTTGCTGCTGCACAGCGACCTCGAAGGCGCCCGCGACCTCGGTCTTGGCGTGCACCTCACCGCCGCGCAGTTGCGCAGTCTCGACAGCCGGCCCTTGCCCTGGCAGCGGCTGGTCGGTGCCAGCTGCCACGACGCGCACGAACTGGCCCGCGCCGCCGCGATCGCCGATTTCGCCACCCTCTCGCCCGTGGCGCCCACCGCCAGCCATCCCGGCCAGCGCCCACTCGGCTGGCAGCGCTTTGCCGCCGCCGCCGAAGCCGCCGCCCTGCCGGTCTACGCCCTGGGCGGCCTGCAACCCACCGACACCCACCTCGCCCGCCGCCACGGCGCCCAGGGCGTCGCCGGCATCCGCGCCTTCTGGCCCGACGCCTGA
- a CDS encoding TPM domain-containing protein, with amino-acid sequence MGLSRAACLFALVWLAMWLPALSSHAAEVPKLTRHVTDLTGTLTREQIDRLDARLVDLERRKGAQVVVLMVDSTAPQDIESYALAVAEANRIGRKGVDDGILVLVAKDDRRDRIEVGYGLEGAVPDAATAMIRRTYMEPRFRAGDYYGGLEAGIDALIKLIDGEALPPPAAAPTPQHGLGYGDALFIGLIVAFFLRSLLGGVPVLLRTPLGAFLTGALVWLLAASLGAAALAAIVGGLLMLLPGGGGGFIGGGGWGGFGGFGGFGGGGGFGGSGGGFRGGGGSFGGGGSSGSW; translated from the coding sequence ATGGGTCTTTCGCGGGCGGCGTGTCTGTTCGCGCTGGTATGGCTGGCGATGTGGCTGCCGGCCTTGTCCAGTCATGCCGCCGAGGTGCCCAAGCTCACCCGGCACGTCACCGATCTCACCGGCACGCTGACCCGCGAACAAATCGACCGGCTCGACGCCAGGCTGGTCGATCTGGAGCGGCGCAAGGGCGCGCAGGTGGTGGTGCTGATGGTCGACAGTACCGCGCCGCAGGACATCGAGAGCTATGCGCTGGCGGTGGCCGAGGCCAACCGGATCGGCCGCAAGGGCGTGGACGATGGCATCCTGGTCCTGGTCGCCAAGGATGACCGGCGCGACCGCATCGAGGTGGGTTACGGTCTGGAAGGCGCGGTACCGGACGCCGCCACCGCGATGATCCGGCGCACCTACATGGAGCCGCGTTTCCGCGCGGGCGACTATTACGGCGGCCTGGAAGCGGGCATCGATGCGTTGATCAAACTGATCGACGGCGAGGCCCTGCCGCCGCCGGCCGCCGCGCCGACGCCGCAGCATGGCCTGGGCTACGGCGATGCGCTGTTCATCGGCCTCATCGTCGCCTTCTTCCTGCGCAGCCTGCTCGGTGGTGTGCCGGTGCTGCTGCGCACGCCGCTCGGCGCCTTCCTGACCGGCGCCCTGGTCTGGCTGCTGGCCGCCTCGCTGGGGGCAGCCGCGCTTGCCGCCATCGTCGGTGGCCTGCTGATGCTGTTGCCGGGTGGTGGCGGCGGCTTCATCGGCGGCGGCGGCTGGGGTGGCTTCGGCGGTTTCGGTGGCTTCGGCGGCGGTGGTGGTTTCGGCGGTTCGGGTGGGGGCTTCCGTGGCGGCGGCGGCAGTTTCGGCGGCGGCGGTTCCTCGGGGAGCTGGTGA
- a CDS encoding TPM domain-containing protein yields MRRLHRWLANLLGSPFALRCRFPRAVLEELTAAIAAGERDHLGEVRLVLEPRLPPFAVLTGLDARTRAQALFARLGVWDTEHNTGVLIYVLLAERRIEIVADRAIARAVAQQAWDAIAARMGEAFAAHRWREGCLDGIAAVHALLARHFPAAGHDNPDELPDRPVLL; encoded by the coding sequence ATGCGCCGCCTGCACCGATGGCTCGCCAACCTGCTGGGCAGTCCGTTCGCACTGCGGTGCCGGTTCCCGCGCGCCGTGCTCGAGGAACTCACCGCGGCGATCGCCGCCGGCGAGCGCGACCACCTGGGCGAAGTGCGCCTGGTGCTGGAACCGCGCCTGCCGCCTTTCGCCGTGCTGACCGGGCTCGATGCCCGCACCCGCGCACAAGCACTCTTCGCCCGGCTGGGCGTGTGGGATACCGAGCACAACACCGGCGTGCTGATCTACGTGCTGCTCGCCGAGCGACGCATCGAGATCGTCGCCGACCGCGCCATCGCGCGCGCCGTCGCGCAGCAGGCGTGGGACGCCATCGCCGCGCGCATGGGCGAGGCCTTCGCCGCGCATCGCTGGCGCGAGGGCTGCCTGGACGGCATCGCCGCCGTGCATGCGCTGCTCGCCCGGCACTTCCCTGCCGCCGGCCACGACAACCCCGACGAGCTGCCGGATCGCCCCGTGCTCTTGTGA
- the lgt gene encoding prolipoprotein diacylglyceryl transferase: protein MTQPFIVAIDPVAFHLGPVQVHWYGLMYLFGFLGGWLLAEHRRRQGRLPVSREALGDLAFYVMMGVIVGGRLGYMLFYTDLHWVLHDPLALLRVWDGGMSFHGGMLGVLVAGAWWSRRQRVHFFDTVDFVAPLVPIGLALGRLGNFINGELWGKPSHLPWAMIFPNAHADDLAWAARHPEWQAALAEYGGLPRHPSQLYEMLLEGVVMFTVLWCVSLKPRPRYRVSGLFALLYGVFRFAVEFVRLPDPQLGYLAFGWLTMGQVLSLPMILVGLVLLALSRRAPVLPSTPAASRG, encoded by the coding sequence ATGACGCAACCCTTCATCGTCGCCATCGATCCGGTCGCCTTCCATCTGGGCCCGGTGCAGGTGCACTGGTATGGGCTCATGTACCTGTTCGGCTTTCTGGGCGGCTGGCTGCTCGCCGAGCATCGGCGCCGGCAGGGCCGGCTGCCGGTGAGCCGCGAGGCGCTGGGTGATCTGGCCTTCTACGTGATGATGGGCGTGATCGTCGGCGGCCGGCTGGGCTACATGCTGTTCTACACCGACCTGCACTGGGTGCTGCACGATCCGCTGGCGCTGCTGCGGGTGTGGGACGGCGGCATGAGTTTCCACGGCGGCATGCTCGGCGTGCTGGTCGCCGGCGCGTGGTGGTCGCGCCGCCAGCGCGTGCATTTTTTCGACACCGTGGATTTCGTCGCCCCGCTGGTGCCGATCGGGCTCGCGCTCGGGCGGCTCGGCAATTTCATCAACGGCGAGCTGTGGGGCAAGCCCAGTCACCTGCCGTGGGCGATGATCTTTCCCAACGCGCACGCCGACGACCTTGCCTGGGCCGCGCGCCATCCCGAGTGGCAGGCCGCGCTGGCCGAGTACGGCGGGTTGCCGCGGCATCCCTCGCAGCTCTACGAGATGCTGCTCGAAGGCGTGGTGATGTTCACCGTGCTGTGGTGCGTGTCGCTCAAGCCGCGTCCGCGCTATCGGGTCTCGGGCCTCTTCGCGCTGCTCTACGGCGTGTTCCGTTTCGCGGTGGAGTTCGTGCGCCTGCCGGACCCGCAGCTGGGTTATCTCGCCTTCGGCTGGCTGACCATGGGCCAGGTGCTGTCGCTGCCGATGATCCTGGTCGGCCTGGTGCTGCTGGCGCTGTCGCGGCGCGCGCCGGTGTTGCCGTCGACGCCCGCCGCGTCGCGCGGCTAG
- a CDS encoding thymidylate synthase — protein MRAYLDLLRHVLDHGTVKADRTGTGTRSVFGWQLRMDLNQGFPLLTTKKLHVKSIVHELLWFLRGDTNIAYLQQHGVHIWDEWADAHGELGPVYGRQWRAWPTADGRVVDQIRWVVEEIRRNPDSRRLVVSAWNVGELPKMALMPCHVLFQFYVADGKLSCQLYQRSGDIFLGVPFNIASYALLTHMVAQVTGLGVGDFVHTLGDAHLYSNHLEQARLQLAREPRPLPRLVLNPDVRALEDFRYEDIAFEGYHPHPSIKAAVAV, from the coding sequence ATGCGCGCCTATCTCGACCTGCTCCGCCACGTGCTCGACCACGGCACCGTCAAGGCCGACCGCACCGGCACCGGCACGCGCAGCGTGTTCGGCTGGCAGCTGCGCATGGACCTCAACCAGGGCTTTCCGCTGCTCACCACCAAGAAGCTGCACGTCAAGTCGATCGTGCACGAGCTGCTCTGGTTCCTGCGGGGCGACACCAACATCGCCTATCTCCAGCAACACGGCGTGCACATCTGGGACGAATGGGCCGATGCGCACGGCGAACTGGGGCCGGTGTACGGCCGGCAGTGGCGCGCCTGGCCGACCGCCGACGGCCGCGTGGTGGACCAGATCCGCTGGGTGGTGGAGGAGATCCGCCGCAACCCCGATTCGCGCCGCCTGGTGGTCAGCGCCTGGAACGTGGGCGAGCTGCCGAAGATGGCGCTGATGCCCTGCCACGTGCTGTTCCAGTTCTACGTCGCCGACGGCAAGCTGTCCTGCCAGCTCTACCAGCGCTCGGGCGACATCTTCCTCGGCGTGCCGTTCAACATCGCCAGCTATGCGCTGCTCACCCACATGGTGGCGCAGGTGACGGGCCTGGGCGTGGGCGATTTCGTGCACACGCTGGGCGATGCGCACCTCTACAGCAATCATCTCGAACAGGCGCGCCTGCAGCTGGCCCGCGAGCCGCGGCCGCTGCCCAGGCTGGTGCTGAATCCCGACGTGCGCGCGCTCGAGGATTTCCGCTACGAGGACATCGCCTTCGAGGGCTACCATCCGCATCCGTCGATCAAGGCCGCGGTCGCGGTCTAG
- a CDS encoding LemA family protein, which translates to MRMLRGLAVLMLVGLLSGCGYNAIQRQDEAVKAAWSEVLNQYQRRADLVPNLVNTVKGYAQHEERVLTEVTNARAKVGSVQITPDMIDDPQKLAQFEQAQGELSSALARLMAVSENYPNLKADALFQNLQAQLEGTENRIAVARNRYVKAVQDYNTLIRSFPTNLTAKLFGYKVKPNFGVADEKAISTAPKVDFGAPAPAATAH; encoded by the coding sequence ATGCGCATGCTTCGAGGCCTCGCCGTGCTGATGCTGGTCGGACTCCTGTCCGGCTGCGGCTACAACGCCATCCAGCGCCAGGACGAGGCGGTCAAGGCGGCCTGGTCCGAGGTGCTGAACCAGTACCAGCGCCGCGCCGATCTGGTGCCCAACCTGGTCAACACGGTCAAGGGCTATGCCCAGCACGAGGAGCGCGTACTGACCGAAGTCACCAACGCACGGGCCAAGGTGGGCTCGGTGCAGATCACCCCCGACATGATCGACGACCCGCAGAAGCTCGCCCAGTTCGAGCAGGCCCAGGGTGAGCTCTCCAGTGCGCTCGCCAGGCTGATGGCGGTCAGCGAGAACTACCCGAACCTCAAGGCCGACGCCCTGTTCCAGAACCTGCAGGCGCAGCTGGAGGGCACCGAGAACCGCATCGCCGTGGCCCGCAACCGCTACGTCAAGGCGGTGCAGGACTACAACACGCTGATCCGCAGCTTCCCGACCAACCTGACCGCCAAGCTGTTCGGCTACAAGGTCAAGCCGAACTTCGGCGTGGCCGACGAAAAGGCCATCTCGACCGCGCCGAAGGTGGATTTCGGCGCCCCGGCGCCGGCCGCCACGGCGCATTGA
- a CDS encoding peptide MFS transporter — MAPSTSPVSQTRAFSTVFLIEMWERFGFYGMQVLMVTYMVKKLGFVDVKANLVWGAAAALIYVTPAIGGWVGDKLLGTRRVMRMGALILMLGYVLLWIPSDNATLLYVALGVIVVGNGFFKPNAGNLVRKIYEGDESKIDSAFTIYYMAVNIGSTVSMLLTPWIRDYVGARYGEDWGWHTAFGACAVGLLLGLGNYALMSHTLKHVGSPADDKPVDLRRLALVLLAGAAMVLVSALILQSLIVARICVYAAGVVILGIFVHLIRSSHPDERAGLIAALVLTIQTIFFFIFYQQMSTSLNLFAQRNVDLDFSLFGVHLFRWIPEQFQSLNAIWIVILSPILVMIYNALGRRGRDLSVAAKFAWGFVAVAAGFFIYGLGARGAVDGKVSSWIMVWGYGLYSLGELLVSGLGLAMIARYVPARMGGFMMGAYYVAVGISQYLGSVVANIAHIPAGLTDPVQSLAIYTSLFNKLGFVGLLCTIIAIAVLPLMKRLSNRHAEHAAAADPLPPVRSEELPQS, encoded by the coding sequence ATGGCCCCATCCACTTCTCCCGTATCGCAGACCCGCGCCTTCAGCACCGTGTTCCTGATCGAGATGTGGGAGCGCTTCGGCTTCTACGGCATGCAGGTGCTGATGGTCACCTACATGGTCAAGAAGCTCGGCTTCGTCGACGTCAAGGCCAACCTGGTGTGGGGCGCCGCCGCCGCGCTGATCTACGTGACCCCGGCGATCGGCGGCTGGGTGGGCGACAAGCTGCTCGGCACCCGCCGCGTGATGCGCATGGGTGCGCTGATCCTGATGCTGGGCTACGTGCTGCTGTGGATCCCGTCCGACAACGCGACGCTGCTGTACGTGGCGCTGGGCGTGATCGTGGTCGGCAATGGCTTCTTCAAGCCCAATGCCGGCAACCTGGTGCGCAAGATCTACGAGGGCGACGAAAGCAAGATCGACAGCGCCTTCACCATCTACTACATGGCGGTGAACATCGGCTCGACGGTGTCGATGCTGCTGACGCCCTGGATCCGCGACTACGTCGGCGCGCGCTACGGCGAGGACTGGGGCTGGCACACCGCCTTCGGCGCCTGCGCGGTCGGGCTGCTACTGGGCCTTGGCAACTACGCGCTGATGAGCCACACCTTGAAGCATGTCGGCTCGCCGGCCGACGACAAGCCGGTCGACCTGCGGCGCCTGGCGCTGGTGCTGCTGGCCGGCGCGGCGATGGTGCTGGTCTCGGCACTGATCCTGCAGAGCCTCATCGTGGCGCGGATCTGCGTGTACGCGGCCGGCGTGGTGATCCTGGGTATCTTCGTGCACCTCATCCGCAGCAGCCACCCCGACGAGCGCGCCGGCCTGATCGCGGCGCTGGTGCTCACCATCCAGACCATCTTCTTCTTCATCTTCTACCAGCAGATGTCCACCTCGCTGAACCTGTTTGCACAGCGCAACGTGGACCTCGATTTCAGCCTGTTCGGCGTGCACCTGTTCCGCTGGATTCCCGAGCAGTTCCAGTCGCTGAACGCGATCTGGATCGTGATCCTGAGCCCGATCCTGGTGATGATCTACAACGCGCTCGGCCGGCGCGGGCGCGATCTTTCCGTCGCCGCGAAATTCGCCTGGGGCTTCGTCGCGGTGGCCGCGGGCTTCTTCATCTACGGCCTCGGCGCGCGCGGCGCGGTGGACGGCAAGGTGTCCTCCTGGATCATGGTCTGGGGCTATGGGCTGTATTCGCTGGGCGAGCTGCTGGTCAGTGGCCTGGGCCTGGCGATGATCGCCCGCTACGTGCCCGCGCGCATGGGCGGCTTCATGATGGGCGCCTACTACGTGGCGGTCGGCATCTCGCAGTATCTGGGCAGCGTGGTGGCCAACATCGCGCACATTCCCGCGGGGCTCACCGACCCGGTGCAGTCGCTGGCCATCTACACCAGCCTGTTCAACAAGCTGGGCTTCGTCGGCCTGCTCTGCACGATCATCGCCATCGCCGTGCTGCCGCTGATGAAGCGGCTCTCCAACCGCCACGCCGAGCACGCCGCGGCGGCCGATCCGCTGCCGCCGGTGCGCAGCGAGGAGTTGCCCCAGTCCTGA
- a CDS encoding ATP-binding protein produces MTPNTPSRLGPAAFARTLAWLRLCAVAGQCVAVLVCAFWMKLAIPLLPLMVGIGTLAVFAVFAAWRLGQPWPVREWETLGYVAVDTLVLGYLLYFTGGATNPFINLLLVPIALSAAALSGIGVLAVALLAGLAYLILLWHYVPLPLPPHQGFALHVIGMGVDFVITALLLGFFIHRLAHALRTEQLQVQRARERALRDAGILAIATQAAGAAHELNTPLGTMCTLLPELRREHAGDATLVADLQLLETQVERCRGILREMVAFGKAQLARTPERMTLERLVHGCRERFQLLRPEAELTIALDADLAGLTLDVPAGLRHALINLLNNAAEASAQRGSHAVALQIRREDAWLAFCVRDHGPGFAAGQSPSLGASGKQTGLGLGLALAEATAERLQGELVTGNHADGAEVCLRLPLAAIEVR; encoded by the coding sequence ATGACGCCCAACACTCCCAGCCGTCTCGGTCCCGCCGCCTTCGCGCGCACGCTGGCCTGGCTGCGGCTGTGCGCGGTGGCCGGCCAATGCGTGGCGGTGCTGGTCTGCGCGTTCTGGATGAAGCTGGCCATCCCGCTGCTGCCGCTCATGGTCGGCATCGGCACGCTGGCGGTGTTTGCGGTGTTCGCCGCCTGGCGGCTCGGCCAACCCTGGCCGGTGCGCGAATGGGAGACCTTGGGCTACGTCGCGGTGGACACGCTGGTGCTGGGCTACCTGCTGTATTTCACCGGCGGCGCGACCAACCCGTTCATCAACCTGCTGCTGGTGCCGATCGCGCTGTCGGCGGCAGCGCTGTCGGGCATCGGCGTGCTGGCGGTGGCGCTGCTTGCCGGGCTGGCCTATCTGATCCTGCTCTGGCACTACGTGCCGCTGCCGCTGCCACCGCACCAGGGTTTCGCGCTGCACGTGATCGGCATGGGCGTGGACTTCGTCATCACCGCGCTGCTGCTCGGTTTCTTCATCCATCGCCTGGCGCATGCACTGCGCACCGAGCAGTTGCAGGTGCAGCGCGCCCGCGAACGGGCCCTGCGCGATGCCGGCATCCTGGCCATCGCCACCCAGGCGGCGGGCGCGGCGCACGAGCTCAACACTCCGCTCGGCACCATGTGCACGCTGCTGCCGGAACTGCGCCGCGAACACGCCGGCGACGCCACGCTGGTCGCCGATCTCCAACTGCTGGAGACGCAGGTGGAACGCTGCCGCGGCATCCTGCGCGAGATGGTCGCCTTCGGCAAGGCGCAGCTCGCCCGCACGCCCGAGCGCATGACGCTGGAACGGCTGGTACACGGCTGCCGGGAGCGTTTCCAGCTGCTGCGCCCGGAGGCCGAGCTTACGATCGCACTCGATGCGGACCTCGCCGGCCTCACACTCGACGTGCCCGCCGGCCTGCGCCACGCGCTCATCAATCTGCTCAACAACGCCGCCGAGGCCTCCGCCCAGCGCGGCTCGCACGCGGTCGCCCTGCAGATCCGCCGCGAGGACGCGTGGCTGGCCTTCTGCGTGCGCGATCACGGGCCGGGTTTCGCCGCCGGCCAGTCGCCGAGCCTGGGCGCCAGCGGCAAGCAGACCGGCCTGGGCCTCGGGCTGGCCCTGGCCGAGGCCACCGCCGAGCGGCTGCAGGGCGAGCTGGTGACCGGCAACCATGCCGACGGCGCCGAGGTCTGCCTGCGTCTGCCGCTCGCCGCCATCGAAGTGCGCTGA